Proteins from one Chitinispirillales bacterium ANBcel5 genomic window:
- the purD gene encoding phosphoribosylamine--glycine ligase: MNSILIVGAGGREHAILKALLRSDRPLCMYAYPGNPGMEKDGCMLVDKKINNWDELADWARDNEIDLTVVGPEIPLVEGIVDSFKTKGLTIFGPSKDAARIEGSKAFSKELMKKYQIPTAEYDLFSSKSDALRYLEKKGAPIVIKVSGLAAGKGAIVCNSMEEAKRALDEIFDAKSFGSAGETVVIEEKMEGEEASVFVLTDGKTYRILPVSQDHKAIGEKDTGPNTGGMGAYAPAPVVDNQLLLEIEQNIVVPTIRAMDQEGSLYKGLLYVGIMITKDGPRVVEYNCRFGDPETQAVLPLVSCDWYEVFKACALGNLATVKWSVSSGYCVAVVLASKGYPGEYEKGKPVTGIEEAEQTKSNIDVYHAGTAFDENEDLITNGGRVLAVSAWAETLIDAIGFAYEGVAEINFEGKVFRRDIAAKGLTRLKKRV, encoded by the coding sequence ATGAATTCCATTTTAATAGTTGGAGCTGGTGGCAGGGAACATGCGATTTTAAAGGCTCTTCTGCGCTCTGATCGACCATTATGCATGTATGCATATCCCGGAAATCCTGGTATGGAAAAAGACGGCTGTATGCTTGTTGATAAAAAAATCAATAACTGGGATGAGCTTGCAGATTGGGCCCGGGATAATGAAATCGATCTAACGGTTGTTGGTCCCGAGATTCCTCTTGTTGAAGGGATTGTGGATTCCTTTAAAACAAAAGGGCTTACAATCTTTGGACCCTCAAAAGATGCTGCCAGAATCGAGGGGAGTAAGGCGTTTTCAAAAGAACTGATGAAAAAATATCAGATTCCTACTGCAGAATATGACCTGTTTAGCTCTAAAAGTGATGCGCTCCGGTATCTTGAAAAAAAAGGTGCGCCGATCGTTATTAAAGTAAGTGGACTTGCTGCAGGAAAAGGTGCTATAGTGTGTAACTCTATGGAAGAAGCAAAAAGGGCACTGGATGAGATATTTGACGCAAAAAGTTTTGGCTCAGCCGGAGAGACTGTAGTAATAGAGGAGAAAATGGAAGGAGAGGAGGCTTCTGTATTTGTTCTTACTGATGGAAAAACATACAGAATACTCCCCGTTTCTCAGGATCACAAGGCAATAGGTGAGAAAGATACAGGCCCCAACACTGGTGGTATGGGAGCGTATGCGCCTGCTCCGGTAGTTGATAATCAGTTACTTTTAGAAATTGAACAAAATATAGTTGTACCCACTATTCGGGCTATGGATCAGGAAGGAAGTCTCTACAAGGGGCTTCTTTATGTGGGAATAATGATTACTAAAGACGGACCAAGGGTGGTTGAGTATAACTGCAGATTTGGGGACCCTGAAACACAAGCTGTATTGCCGCTTGTTTCCTGCGACTGGTATGAGGTATTTAAAGCATGTGCTTTAGGGAATCTTGCTACTGTAAAATGGTCTGTCAGTTCGGGGTACTGTGTAGCCGTTGTGCTTGCAAGTAAAGGCTATCCCGGAGAATATGAAAAGGGTAAACCAGTTACAGGAATAGAAGAAGCTGAGCAAACAAAATCTAATATAGACGTGTATCATGCTGGCACTGCGTTTGATGAAAACGAAGATCTTATTACAAATGGTGGCAGAGTTCTTGCCGTTAGTGCCTGGGCAGAGACTCTTATCGATGCGATCGGTTTTGCCTACGAAGGAGTTGCAGAAATTAACTTTGAAGGCAAAGTGTTTCGCAGAGATATCGCTGCAAAGGGGCTCACCAGATTGAAAAAAAGAGTTTAG
- a CDS encoding hsp70 family protein, whose product MNCDQENQCRYIVGIDLGTTNSAVSFVDTESKNPKIENFAVPQVTAPGEYANKDLFPSSHYEASEAEFNSGALNLPWDQNNKRVVMGHFARTHGAKVPGRLVVSAKSWLSHSGVDRTAALLPWHATEDVEKISPVEATARLLSHIRQAWNYEHQKFPLEEQDVIITVPASFDEVARELTVKAASDAKLNNIVLLEEPQAAFYSWISQHISDWHERVNAGQKILICDIGGGTTDFTLIEVRPQDGDISFHRVAVGDHLILGGDNQDLALAYHIERNLLHGKKLTPRQFTSLVRSCQFAKETLLSNNAPSQITVNIAGTGTSLIGGAIQTTLTKEEVEDVLVEGFFPHVGLDEVPVSRQSGFQEFGLPYAADAAVTRYLGSFLSSHAKANTGDTETGENLEAIRPDIILFNGGVFSSPLIQKRILDVLGSWFSKQDQSWSPLVLSNQRPELSVSRGASYFGIVRRGLGVRISAGLARSYYIGVETKAEDGVSLSALCLAPAGLQEGKSVDLSSRTFNLLIRQPVEFPLYVSSIRTTDQPGEIVEIDPLQMHALAPIRTVLRSGKSMEAKTVEVIVHVRLTEIGTLDLWCSEKGGNRSWRLQFDVRSATRTDIAEHSGAGEASGVIDIETVNLCLNEVISTFRTDSKRIGNADDLIKRVENICAIERSNWPPSFLRSLWEVLLENEKGRGTDPRYEARWLNMIGFSLRPGYGVAVDDWRVKQTWQIYRLGVLHGRNQACRAEWWILWRRIAGGLTSGQQRTLAQPLLSSLRSLFNDEKGAARRKRRGKGGDEKYGVHELSEIWRLLASLEHLEVSMKKELGDIALRLLNRKDSLASTAVWALGRLGARIPMYGNLNSLVDHDVVEKWIEKLIENAKPAFDLYFTLMLLSRKTGDRYRDIGEELRSRVAEFLVKNGAPQHYISLVKDGGRLDEEEQNLAFGEQLPRGLKIVG is encoded by the coding sequence ATGAATTGTGATCAGGAAAACCAGTGCAGGTATATTGTAGGAATTGACCTTGGTACCACAAACTCAGCAGTGTCTTTCGTTGATACCGAATCTAAAAATCCGAAGATAGAAAATTTTGCAGTACCGCAGGTTACCGCTCCGGGTGAGTATGCAAATAAAGACCTGTTTCCCTCATCTCATTATGAAGCGTCTGAAGCGGAGTTTAATTCCGGAGCTTTAAATCTCCCCTGGGATCAAAACAACAAACGGGTAGTGATGGGGCATTTTGCCAGAACACATGGAGCCAAAGTGCCCGGAAGGCTTGTTGTGTCTGCCAAGTCCTGGTTAAGTCATTCTGGTGTTGACCGCACTGCAGCACTTCTTCCCTGGCATGCAACTGAAGATGTGGAAAAAATATCACCTGTAGAGGCAACAGCTAGGCTGCTCTCACATATCAGGCAGGCCTGGAATTACGAACACCAAAAATTTCCTCTGGAAGAGCAGGATGTAATAATTACAGTACCAGCTTCATTTGACGAAGTCGCAAGAGAACTCACTGTCAAGGCTGCTTCGGATGCAAAATTAAACAACATCGTTCTGCTCGAGGAGCCACAGGCAGCCTTTTACTCCTGGATAAGTCAGCATATTTCTGATTGGCACGAAAGGGTAAATGCCGGACAGAAAATCTTAATCTGCGATATAGGCGGAGGTACTACTGATTTCACTCTTATTGAGGTAAGGCCCCAGGATGGAGATATAAGTTTCCACAGAGTTGCTGTTGGTGATCATTTAATCCTTGGGGGAGATAATCAGGATCTCGCACTTGCCTACCACATTGAGAGAAATCTTCTGCACGGGAAAAAACTTACCCCCAGACAGTTCACATCACTTGTAAGAAGTTGTCAGTTTGCCAAAGAAACACTTCTTTCGAATAATGCACCTTCCCAGATTACAGTAAATATTGCCGGAACCGGGACATCATTAATTGGGGGTGCAATTCAGACAACTTTGACCAAAGAAGAGGTCGAAGATGTATTGGTGGAAGGATTTTTTCCGCATGTTGGATTAGATGAAGTGCCCGTATCCCGTCAGTCCGGGTTCCAGGAGTTTGGGTTACCTTACGCAGCTGATGCAGCTGTAACCCGTTATCTGGGTTCCTTTCTCTCTTCACATGCCAAAGCAAACACTGGTGATACAGAAACAGGTGAAAATCTCGAGGCCATAAGACCAGACATCATTCTTTTTAACGGAGGCGTTTTTTCTTCGCCACTAATTCAAAAAAGAATTCTTGATGTACTTGGAAGCTGGTTTTCAAAGCAAGATCAATCCTGGTCTCCACTGGTACTTTCAAATCAAAGACCAGAGCTTTCAGTGAGCAGAGGTGCCTCATACTTTGGAATAGTCAGGCGTGGATTAGGGGTTAGGATATCTGCCGGGCTTGCCAGAAGTTACTACATTGGGGTTGAAACAAAAGCAGAAGATGGCGTTTCACTCTCTGCACTTTGCCTTGCTCCTGCTGGGCTTCAGGAGGGTAAAAGTGTTGATCTTTCAAGTCGAACCTTTAACCTGCTAATACGTCAACCAGTTGAATTTCCACTGTACGTATCGAGTATTCGAACAACCGATCAGCCTGGAGAAATTGTTGAAATAGATCCGCTTCAAATGCATGCTTTGGCTCCGATTCGCACTGTGCTTCGTTCCGGAAAAAGCATGGAGGCAAAAACAGTTGAAGTGATAGTACATGTGCGACTTACGGAAATCGGTACTCTTGACCTCTGGTGCTCCGAAAAAGGCGGTAACAGAAGCTGGAGATTACAGTTTGATGTTCGTTCCGCAACACGCACCGATATTGCAGAGCATTCAGGAGCCGGTGAAGCTTCTGGAGTGATCGATATAGAAACAGTGAATTTGTGCTTGAATGAAGTTATTAGTACTTTCAGAACAGATTCTAAACGAATAGGCAATGCTGATGATCTAATTAAAAGAGTTGAAAATATATGTGCAATAGAACGCTCCAACTGGCCGCCATCGTTTTTGCGTTCACTCTGGGAAGTGCTGCTTGAGAACGAAAAAGGCAGAGGAACGGATCCTAGATATGAAGCGCGGTGGCTTAATATGATCGGGTTTTCCTTAAGGCCGGGATATGGGGTTGCTGTAGATGATTGGAGGGTAAAACAGACCTGGCAGATATACCGATTAGGGGTGCTACACGGAAGAAATCAGGCCTGCCGTGCGGAGTGGTGGATATTATGGAGGCGTATCGCGGGTGGTTTGACCTCTGGTCAACAGCGTACACTTGCTCAACCACTTTTAAGTTCTCTGCGTTCTTTGTTTAACGATGAAAAAGGAGCGGCAAGAAGAAAACGGAGGGGAAAAGGCGGGGATGAAAAATATGGTGTACATGAACTAAGTGAAATCTGGCGTTTATTGGCGTCTCTTGAACACCTTGAAGTTTCTATGAAAAAAGAACTTGGTGATATCGCCTTACGCTTGCTTAACCGTAAAGACTCTTTGGCTTCAACCGCGGTGTGGGCACTCGGGCGACTGGGGGCAAGAATTCCAATGTATGGAAATTTAAATAGTTTGGTTGATCATGATGTTGTTGAAAAATGGATAGAAAAACTTATTGAAAACGCAAAACCGGCTTTTGATCTCTACTTTACCCTGATGCTATTGTCTCGCAAAACGGGCGATCGCTATAGAGATATTGGCGAAGAATTAAGAAGCAGAGTTGCTGAATTTTTAGTAAAAAATGGTGCACCTCAGCACTACATATCGCTTGTTAAAGATGGGGGACGACTCGATGAGGAGGAGCAAAATTTAGCGTTTGGAGAGCAGTTGCCCAGGGGCCTTAAGATAGTAGGGTAA
- a CDS encoding Hsp70 family protein: MESQYAIGIDLGTTNSVIAYAKLDDEQAEVKLLEIPQLVSPSTVESRLNLPSFCYLSTEAEKEKGVYDLEWEKGRDYVVGECARRQAADVPSRTVAAAKSWLAHSRVDRREDILPWGASQDVKKISPVEASNRYLLHLVNVWNQNFPDAPIGDQQVVLTVPASFDASARELTMEAANRAGLSENLVLLEEPQAAVYAWLNDSGDSWREKLRVGETLLVFDVGGGTTDFTLIGVEEEQGDLVLKRIAVGNHTLVGGDNMDLTLAHNAHQVFKDKGVNLDPWQSVALWHSCRNAKEQLLSIGGPPTHPVTVLGRGSKLIGGTVSADLSADETKKLLVDGFFPLCPADAQPAKRAASGFRELGLPFETDTGITRHLARFLRVQGEGEHSVHPTHILFNGGVFKADIFKMRALEVVQSWFGKEVLPLEQSPDLDYAVSRGAAYYAIVKQGKGLRIRGGTARSYYVGIETAGPAVPGMERPLSALCVVPFGMEEGTEIDVSSEEIGLVVGEPAKFRFFSSSVRKQDQAGDVLPYINESEMDETDSLEANLPGDEKFQEGYVPVKFQSRITELGMFELWCKSTVSDDSWKLEFSVRDKQ, encoded by the coding sequence ATGGAATCTCAATATGCAATTGGGATAGATCTTGGTACCACTAACAGTGTAATCGCTTACGCTAAGCTTGATGATGAGCAGGCGGAAGTAAAACTTCTGGAAATACCCCAACTTGTTTCTCCATCAACTGTGGAAAGCCGTTTAAATTTACCCTCTTTTTGTTATCTTTCCACTGAGGCGGAGAAAGAAAAAGGGGTTTATGATCTGGAGTGGGAAAAGGGACGGGATTATGTAGTAGGTGAGTGTGCAAGGCGTCAGGCCGCTGATGTTCCTTCACGCACTGTAGCTGCTGCAAAATCATGGCTTGCACATAGCCGGGTAGATCGAAGAGAAGACATATTGCCCTGGGGGGCTTCCCAGGATGTGAAAAAGATCTCTCCTGTTGAAGCTTCTAACCGGTATCTGTTACATCTGGTTAATGTATGGAATCAAAATTTCCCCGATGCTCCAATTGGTGATCAGCAGGTTGTATTAACTGTACCGGCTTCTTTTGATGCCAGTGCACGTGAGCTTACAATGGAAGCTGCAAACAGGGCCGGTCTTTCTGAAAACCTGGTGCTTCTTGAAGAACCTCAGGCTGCTGTGTATGCCTGGTTAAATGATTCTGGTGATAGTTGGAGGGAAAAGTTAAGGGTTGGAGAAACTCTTCTTGTATTTGATGTAGGGGGAGGGACAACTGATTTTACTCTTATTGGAGTTGAGGAGGAGCAAGGGGATCTGGTCCTAAAGCGAATCGCGGTGGGCAACCATACGCTGGTTGGAGGAGATAATATGGATCTCACTTTGGCCCACAATGCTCATCAGGTTTTTAAAGACAAGGGGGTAAATCTTGATCCCTGGCAATCGGTTGCACTTTGGCATTCCTGTCGCAATGCAAAAGAGCAGCTTTTAAGCATAGGAGGACCACCTACACATCCTGTTACGGTTCTGGGGAGAGGGTCTAAGCTTATTGGTGGTACTGTATCAGCCGATTTGTCCGCGGATGAAACAAAAAAGCTTCTTGTTGATGGGTTCTTTCCATTATGTCCTGCAGATGCACAACCCGCAAAACGTGCGGCTTCAGGTTTCAGGGAGCTTGGGCTTCCATTTGAAACAGATACCGGTATTACTCGGCATCTTGCTCGCTTTCTAAGAGTTCAGGGGGAAGGTGAGCATTCTGTTCACCCAACCCATATACTCTTTAATGGGGGAGTATTTAAGGCTGATATCTTTAAAATGCGTGCTCTTGAAGTGGTGCAGTCCTGGTTTGGTAAAGAGGTGTTGCCTCTTGAGCAGTCTCCGGATCTTGATTATGCGGTATCAAGAGGTGCTGCCTATTATGCAATAGTAAAACAAGGTAAAGGGCTTAGAATAAGAGGCGGAACTGCTCGCTCCTACTATGTGGGGATAGAAACGGCAGGACCAGCTGTTCCGGGAATGGAAAGACCGCTTTCGGCTTTGTGCGTAGTACCTTTTGGAATGGAAGAGGGAACGGAAATCGATGTCTCCAGTGAGGAAATTGGACTGGTAGTGGGAGAGCCGGCAAAATTCAGGTTCTTCAGCTCTTCGGTAAGAAAACAGGATCAGGCCGGTGATGTATTACCCTATATAAACGAATCAGAGATGGATGAAACTGATTCACTCGAAGCAAATCTACCAGGTGATGAGAAGTTTCAGGAGGGGTATGTGCCTGTTAAATTTCAATCACGAATTACAGAACTAGGAATGTTTGAGCTCTGGTGCAAAAGTACCGTTTCAGATGATTCATGGAAACTAGAGTTCAGTGTAAGGGATAAGCAATGA
- a CDS encoding 7TM-DISM domain-containing protein, whose translation MNKIIILILSLIHLTSAAPFLLSEDTNLFSENIYFYIDTTASQNIDDIERVQLKGKFSPANPTINLGYTTSALWLKMTVKNNTEKSGKWLFEIGVPSLHHVTFYYPDKRGGYKTYESGLVVPRKIRENSFTNPVLPLELARGDQVTFFTQILSESALTFPVFLHSESDFLFKERNVQTFLGFYFGALFVIIVFSFFIFIKIGTKYYLYYILFIGGLAIGQMLLVYGNAFDYFSFVIPGKLLPFLSLASFISAVFGVIFSRCLLNSYRYTPVLDRILKIVCGLTVISGTVSVFISFSWSAKLLGIVNIVASFILMIVAIISCKKGYKPSMYYLFAGTLSLLGFILYNLMYTFDIVPFSIALYFLPNVGVIATAILLPVAIVQKVKLSEEQKRKAQIQLIDEQQKSMSKLKELNSALERFVPTRFLSLLGRNNIAEVSLGDQCKCTMTVLFSDIRSFSTISEQLSPTESFEFLNQYLSGIGPVVRKHGGFIDKYYGDGIMALFPDNAADAVSAAIEIQKYVETFNDRFSNSKYRCIQTGIGIHTGKMILGTIGEDFRMDGTVISDAVNLSSRLENLTKKFKTSIIISQNVVDALSNFSYNFKIRMLGTETVRGRKEETIIYEILDSLPEDLLKIRCKNTKTFQKGVKLFYTGQTELSIKYFQQCLKTDPQDFASILFLNNARSSNSKLDFIDATIFTNKNPKRT comes from the coding sequence ATGAATAAAATAATAATACTTATCCTCTCTCTTATTCATTTGACCTCAGCAGCTCCATTTCTTTTATCTGAGGATACTAACCTCTTTAGCGAAAACATTTACTTCTATATTGATACAACTGCATCTCAAAACATTGATGATATTGAGCGGGTACAACTAAAGGGTAAGTTTTCTCCAGCTAACCCTACTATTAATTTGGGATACACAACGAGTGCTCTATGGCTAAAAATGACGGTAAAGAATAATACTGAGAAATCTGGTAAGTGGTTGTTCGAAATAGGTGTTCCTTCACTACATCACGTAACCTTTTATTATCCCGATAAAAGAGGTGGTTACAAAACCTACGAATCAGGCCTGGTGGTTCCACGCAAAATCAGAGAAAACTCATTCACAAATCCTGTTTTACCGCTTGAGCTAGCAAGGGGTGATCAGGTTACATTCTTTACGCAAATATTGTCTGAGAGTGCACTAACCTTTCCAGTTTTTCTCCATTCAGAGAGCGACTTTCTTTTTAAAGAACGCAATGTACAGACCTTTCTGGGTTTTTATTTCGGTGCCCTTTTTGTAATTATCGTTTTCAGCTTTTTTATATTTATAAAAATTGGTACAAAATACTATCTCTATTATATTCTGTTTATTGGAGGACTTGCTATAGGACAGATGCTTTTAGTGTATGGTAACGCATTTGACTATTTTAGTTTTGTTATTCCCGGTAAATTACTACCTTTTTTAAGTCTTGCAAGTTTCATTTCCGCAGTTTTTGGTGTAATCTTTTCAAGATGCTTACTTAATTCTTACAGGTACACACCTGTACTGGATAGAATTCTTAAAATTGTATGCGGTTTAACAGTAATCAGTGGAACAGTTTCCGTTTTTATTTCCTTCTCCTGGTCAGCTAAACTGCTCGGTATAGTAAACATTGTTGCTTCTTTTATACTAATGATTGTAGCTATTATTAGCTGCAAAAAAGGTTATAAGCCATCAATGTATTACCTGTTTGCGGGAACACTCTCCCTTTTGGGATTCATTCTCTATAACCTGATGTATACTTTTGATATAGTACCATTTTCAATTGCACTATATTTTCTCCCAAATGTAGGTGTAATCGCCACTGCGATTCTTCTTCCTGTAGCAATTGTTCAAAAGGTTAAACTTTCTGAAGAACAGAAACGCAAGGCCCAAATCCAACTCATCGACGAACAACAAAAATCCATGAGCAAGCTTAAGGAATTGAATTCAGCGTTGGAACGTTTTGTGCCAACACGTTTTCTTTCACTACTTGGAAGAAATAATATAGCAGAAGTGTCGCTTGGGGATCAGTGCAAATGCACTATGACTGTGCTCTTTTCAGATATTCGCTCCTTTTCCACTATTTCAGAACAATTAAGCCCAACTGAAAGCTTTGAATTTTTAAACCAGTATCTGAGTGGAATAGGTCCAGTCGTGAGAAAACATGGTGGGTTTATAGACAAATACTATGGTGATGGAATAATGGCGCTTTTTCCGGATAATGCGGCAGATGCGGTCTCCGCTGCCATTGAGATACAAAAATATGTAGAAACGTTCAATGATAGGTTTAGTAATTCAAAATACCGTTGTATTCAAACAGGCATAGGCATTCACACCGGCAAAATGATACTTGGAACAATTGGAGAGGATTTTCGAATGGATGGTACGGTTATTTCAGATGCGGTTAATTTATCGAGTCGTCTGGAAAACCTTACGAAAAAATTCAAAACTTCAATAATTATAAGCCAAAATGTTGTGGACGCACTTTCAAATTTTTCCTATAACTTTAAAATACGAATGCTTGGTACAGAAACTGTCAGGGGAAGAAAAGAGGAAACAATAATTTATGAAATTCTTGATTCGTTACCCGAAGATTTATTGAAAATCCGGTGTAAAAACACTAAAACTTTTCAAAAAGGGGTAAAGCTTTTTTATACAGGACAAACAGAATTGTCGATAAAATATTTTCAACAATGTCTAAAAACAGACCCCCAAGACTTTGCTTCCATTTTATTTCTTAATAACGCCAGAAGCTCTAATTCAAAATTAGATTTTATTGATGCTACCATATTTACAAATAAAAACCCCAAAAGAACCTAA
- a CDS encoding methyltransferase domain-containing protein, giving the protein MYISLKRRYIQNIFLYLLKTMNLQFKTKEFSLESSSGSGRTFRFVRPSNPTDVLETITDEQYEKDHFLPYWAETWPSSTVLFEYLTSTLKSSTIKIIEPGCGLGHLSSVLASLGHCVTAMDISPVGCKYALHNIRNNSSGGQVVCCDWRSLPFKKGYADLLVASDILYEKRWIKPVLSVVKNTVKKEGKALIADPCRTHWEDFKREASGKGFNTNVVHTGTVNSGKIVVEILEIRR; this is encoded by the coding sequence ATGTATATTAGCCTGAAGCGAAGATATATTCAGAATATTTTCCTATATTTGCTTAAAACCATGAATCTACAATTCAAAACTAAAGAATTTAGCCTTGAAAGCAGTTCGGGATCCGGGCGTACATTTCGTTTTGTTCGTCCGTCTAACCCCACAGATGTGCTGGAAACGATAACCGATGAGCAGTATGAAAAGGACCATTTCCTTCCATACTGGGCAGAGACATGGCCATCCTCTACAGTTCTCTTTGAATATCTTACATCTACCTTAAAATCCAGCACCATAAAAATCATTGAGCCTGGATGTGGTCTTGGGCATCTTTCTTCTGTTCTGGCATCGCTTGGTCACTGTGTAACCGCTATGGATATATCTCCCGTGGGATGTAAATACGCCTTGCATAATATTCGAAATAACAGCTCAGGGGGACAAGTTGTTTGTTGTGACTGGAGATCACTGCCGTTTAAAAAGGGATATGCTGATTTACTAGTAGCATCAGATATACTGTACGAAAAGAGATGGATAAAACCTGTATTATCGGTCGTTAAAAACACAGTAAAAAAAGAAGGTAAAGCCCTTATTGCTGATCCCTGCCGAACACACTGGGAAGATTTCAAAAGAGAAGCTTCCGGCAAAGGATTTAATACCAATGTGGTACATACAGGTACGGTAAACAGTGGTAAAATTGTGGTAGAAATTCTTGAAATAAGAAGGTAA
- a CDS encoding DegT/DnrJ/EryC1/StrS family aminotransferase: MRSDFLVYGSPQIGQEEIDEVLDTIHSGWLGTGPKTQRFEKEFATYQGIENAVAVSSCTAAIHLALLAAGVGKGDEVIIPALTFCATANAVIHAGARPVFADIREEDLTIDPFDVERKISSKTRAVIPVHLYGYPADMASLRSIASKHNLHLIQDAAHAAESEYRGKKMATYGDITTYSFYITKNLTTVEGGMVVTSNREWADKIKVFALHGMSQDAWSRYSDRGYKHYQVSMPGYKYNMTDIQASFGLHQLNRLETSLLRRDEIWNRYDEAFCTLPFILPPSPSDSTIRHAKHIYALRVANGASISRDECMERLYSQNIGSAVHYTSLHLHPYYTDEFGYRKGDFPVAENVGETTFSLPLSAKLTDSDVNDVIQAVCGIFK; the protein is encoded by the coding sequence ATGCGAAGTGATTTTTTGGTATACGGAAGTCCTCAAATAGGACAAGAAGAGATAGATGAGGTTTTGGATACTATTCATTCTGGTTGGCTTGGTACAGGACCTAAGACTCAACGTTTCGAAAAAGAGTTTGCGACCTACCAGGGAATTGAAAATGCTGTAGCTGTAAGCTCATGTACTGCTGCAATACACCTTGCTCTTCTTGCGGCAGGTGTTGGGAAAGGTGATGAAGTTATAATTCCTGCACTGACTTTCTGCGCGACTGCAAACGCAGTAATACATGCAGGGGCAAGGCCTGTTTTTGCTGATATAAGAGAAGAAGATTTAACAATAGATCCGTTTGATGTAGAAAGAAAGATTTCTTCAAAAACAAGGGCTGTGATACCTGTTCATTTGTATGGTTACCCGGCAGATATGGCTTCACTGCGTTCAATTGCATCAAAGCATAACCTTCATTTAATTCAAGATGCGGCCCATGCTGCTGAATCGGAATACAGAGGTAAAAAAATGGCAACCTATGGTGATATCACTACTTATAGTTTTTATATCACTAAGAATCTAACTACAGTCGAAGGAGGGATGGTTGTTACCTCAAACCGGGAGTGGGCAGATAAGATCAAAGTTTTCGCACTTCATGGTATGTCACAAGATGCCTGGTCACGATATTCAGATAGAGGGTATAAACACTATCAGGTCTCTATGCCTGGATATAAGTATAACATGACTGACATCCAGGCCTCTTTTGGTTTGCACCAGCTAAATCGCCTGGAAACATCGCTTCTTCGAAGAGACGAAATTTGGAATCGCTATGATGAAGCATTTTGTACACTCCCTTTCATTTTGCCTCCCTCTCCATCTGATTCAACTATACGGCACGCAAAACACATTTATGCCCTTAGGGTAGCAAATGGGGCATCTATCTCCCGAGATGAATGTATGGAGCGACTATATAGCCAAAATATTGGTTCTGCTGTTCACTATACCTCTCTTCATCTTCACCCATATTACACAGATGAATTTGGGTATAGAAAAGGAGACTTTCCGGTGGCTGAAAATGTAGGTGAAACTACCTTTTCCCTTCCTCTATCGGCGAAACTTACGGATTCAGACGTAAATGATGTTATACAAGCTGTTTGCGGGATCTTTAAGTAA
- the queA gene encoding tRNA preQ1(34) S-adenosylmethionine ribosyltransferase-isomerase QueA, producing the protein MLTDDFHYELPEHLIAQEPLKDRDSCKLLSLSRKSGQVEHLFFKDLHKLLKAGDRLVFNNTKVIPSRLFCRKPTGAALELFMTERINQQCWKAMIKPARKVPPGSVMILEYNEAIQFKVGEILDGGERKIQLIEGAQSVDEVLEKYGKMPLPHYIQREEKLEDRELYQTVYAKNSGAVAAPTAGLHFTPELINRLKAMGVETTFITLHVGIGTFRPVKVKDPRKHNIHEERYELSEDSANEINRTWLRGGRVIAVGTTVVRVLEHCATGYHNIEPSTGKTTLMILPPFEFKATDVLITNFHLPRSTLLMLVSSFASREKVLNAYNEAVGCQYRFFSYGDAMIIN; encoded by the coding sequence ATGCTTACAGACGATTTTCATTATGAGCTTCCGGAGCACCTTATAGCCCAGGAACCCTTAAAGGATCGTGATTCCTGCAAACTACTTTCGCTTTCAAGAAAGAGTGGTCAGGTGGAACATCTCTTCTTTAAGGATTTGCACAAACTGCTCAAGGCTGGTGATAGACTCGTATTTAACAATACCAAGGTGATCCCTTCAAGGCTGTTCTGCAGAAAACCAACAGGAGCTGCTCTTGAACTTTTCATGACCGAGCGGATCAACCAGCAATGCTGGAAAGCAATGATAAAGCCAGCCAGGAAAGTCCCGCCTGGTTCTGTTATGATTCTTGAATACAATGAAGCCATTCAGTTTAAAGTGGGAGAGATACTTGATGGTGGTGAGAGGAAGATACAGCTCATAGAAGGAGCACAATCGGTAGATGAAGTATTGGAGAAGTACGGAAAAATGCCGCTTCCTCATTACATACAAAGAGAAGAAAAGCTTGAAGACAGAGAACTTTACCAAACTGTTTACGCTAAGAATTCCGGAGCTGTTGCTGCTCCAACTGCAGGGTTACATTTTACGCCTGAGTTAATTAACAGGTTAAAGGCAATGGGAGTAGAAACAACATTTATAACGTTGCATGTTGGTATTGGTACTTTCAGGCCCGTAAAGGTAAAAGATCCTCGTAAGCATAACATTCATGAGGAACGATATGAATTGAGCGAGGATTCGGCAAATGAGATTAACCGTACGTGGCTTAGAGGGGGTAGAGTGATTGCAGTGGGTACGACAGTTGTAAGAGTACTTGAGCATTGTGCTACCGGTTATCATAATATTGAACCTTCAACCGGAAAAACTACGTTGATGATTCTTCCGCCTTTTGAGTTTAAAGCAACCGATGTATTGATAACCAATTTTCATCTACCCAGATCTACCCTTTTAATGCTTGTGAGCTCTTTTGCATCACGTGAGAAAGTACTAAATGCCTATAATGAAGCTGTTGGGTGTCAATACCGATTTTTCAGCTATGGTGATGCAATGATTATAAATTAG